One stretch of Streptomyces sp. A2-16 DNA includes these proteins:
- a CDS encoding histidine phosphatase family protein: MSTSTNSDITVVHLMRHGEVANPDGVLYGRLAGYHLSELGRQMADRVAEHLASRDITHVGASPLERAQETATPIAKAHGLDIATDERLIEAENVFQGKTFGVGDGALKNPDNWKHLVNPFKPSWGEPYVDQVVRMKGALDAARDRARGHEAVLVSHQLPIWIVRSWVEKRRLWHDPRKRQCTLASLTSFTYQGDRIVSVGYSEPAIDLVPVHLRAGAKPVKGKSKAFGA, encoded by the coding sequence ATGAGCACCTCGACCAACAGCGACATCACCGTCGTCCACCTGATGCGGCACGGCGAGGTCGCCAACCCCGACGGGGTGCTGTACGGCCGTCTCGCGGGCTATCACCTCTCCGAGCTCGGGCGGCAGATGGCCGACCGGGTCGCCGAGCACCTCGCCTCCCGGGACATCACCCACGTCGGCGCCTCCCCGCTGGAGCGCGCGCAGGAGACCGCCACGCCGATCGCCAAGGCGCACGGCCTCGACATCGCGACCGACGAGCGGCTCATCGAGGCCGAGAACGTCTTCCAGGGCAAGACCTTCGGCGTGGGCGACGGGGCGCTGAAGAACCCGGACAACTGGAAGCACCTCGTCAACCCCTTCAAGCCGTCGTGGGGCGAGCCGTACGTCGACCAGGTCGTCCGGATGAAGGGCGCGCTGGACGCGGCGCGGGACCGGGCGCGGGGGCATGAAGCCGTGCTCGTCAGTCACCAGCTGCCGATCTGGATCGTGCGGTCGTGGGTCGAGAAGCGGCGGCTGTGGCACGACCCGCGCAAGCGGCAGTGCACGCTCGCCTCGCTCACCTCGTTCACCTACCAGGGCGACCGGATCGTCTCCGTCGGCTACAGCGAGCCCGCGATCGATCTTGTGCCGGTTCATCTCCGGGCGGGCGCCAAGCCGGTGAAGGGCAAGAGCAAGGCTTTCGGGGCGTAG
- a CDS encoding TlpA disulfide reductase family protein — MSAASRSRSRVRTVLLSAGAAAAALTLSACSSGGTSGGGGDTNFIMGADGISTAKQGDRGTAPDLSGKTVDGGQLDVADYKGKVVVLNMWGSWCAPCRAEAPNLEAVYKKLKDQDVQFVGVNTRDTSVQNARAFEKDMGITFPSLYDPTGKLMLRFAKGTLNPQAVPSTLVIDRDGKIAARSLAALSESKLRTMIDPVLAEK; from the coding sequence ATGAGTGCCGCCAGTCGTAGTCGCTCCCGAGTCCGAACCGTCCTGCTCAGCGCGGGTGCCGCAGCGGCGGCGCTGACCCTGTCCGCCTGCAGCTCCGGCGGCACCTCGGGCGGTGGCGGCGACACGAACTTCATCATGGGCGCGGACGGCATCTCCACCGCCAAGCAGGGCGACCGGGGCACCGCCCCCGACTTGTCCGGCAAGACCGTCGACGGGGGACAGCTCGACGTCGCCGACTACAAGGGCAAGGTCGTCGTCCTCAACATGTGGGGCTCCTGGTGCGCCCCGTGCCGGGCGGAGGCGCCCAACCTGGAAGCGGTCTACAAGAAGCTCAAGGACCAGGACGTGCAGTTCGTCGGGGTCAACACCCGCGACACCAGCGTCCAGAACGCCCGCGCCTTCGAGAAGGACATGGGCATCACCTTCCCCAGCCTGTACGACCCGACGGGCAAGCTGATGCTCCGCTTCGCCAAGGGCACCCTCAACCCGCAGGCCGTGCCCTCCACGCTCGTCATCGACCGGGACGGGAAGATCGCCGCCCGCTCACTGGCCGCGCTGAGCGAGAGCAAGCTGCGCACGATGATCGACCCGGTCCTCGCGGAGAAGTGA
- a CDS encoding cytochrome c biogenesis protein CcdA, translated as MTAVVTLAAETGYNGTVLNGALLLALPIAVLGGLVSFFSPCVLPLVPGYLSYVTGVTGTDLAEARRGRMVAGASLFVLGFTAVFVSSGALFGYFGQTLQENQSVLSKVLGVLMILMGVFFMGLMPWMTQREFRFHNKPTMGLLGAPLLGALFGIGWTPCIGPTLASVIALSSQQGSAGRGAILTVAYCLGLGVPFVLAAVAFRKALGAFGWVKRHYAWVMRIGGTMMIVTGLLLLTGAWDRLVQDIQSWSAGFTVGI; from the coding sequence GTGACCGCAGTCGTCACGCTCGCCGCCGAGACGGGCTACAACGGCACCGTCCTCAACGGCGCGCTCCTGCTCGCCCTGCCCATCGCGGTCCTCGGCGGCCTCGTCTCGTTCTTCTCGCCCTGCGTCCTGCCGCTGGTCCCCGGTTACCTGTCCTACGTGACCGGAGTCACCGGCACCGACCTGGCCGAGGCGCGGCGCGGCCGGATGGTCGCCGGCGCCTCCCTGTTCGTGCTCGGCTTCACCGCGGTGTTCGTCTCCAGCGGGGCGCTGTTCGGCTACTTCGGGCAGACGCTCCAGGAGAACCAGAGCGTGCTGTCCAAGGTGCTGGGCGTGCTCATGATCCTCATGGGCGTCTTCTTCATGGGCCTGATGCCCTGGATGACCCAGCGGGAGTTCCGCTTCCACAACAAGCCCACGATGGGCCTGCTCGGCGCCCCGCTGCTCGGCGCGCTGTTCGGCATCGGCTGGACCCCCTGCATCGGCCCGACCCTCGCCTCGGTGATCGCCCTCTCCTCCCAGCAGGGCAGCGCGGGCCGCGGTGCCATACTGACCGTCGCCTACTGCCTCGGCCTCGGCGTGCCCTTCGTGCTCGCCGCGGTCGCCTTCCGCAAGGCGCTCGGCGCCTTCGGCTGGGTCAAGCGCCACTACGCCTGGGTCATGCGCATCGGCGGCACCATGATGATCGTGACCGGACTGCTGCTGCTGACGGGCGCGTGGGACCGCCTTGTGCAGGACATCCAGTCCTGGTCCGCCGGCTTCACTGTGGGGATCTGA
- a CDS encoding cytochrome c biogenesis protein ResB: protein MSKTTPAASDASGAADASAGDQDLGAAGSQLSTAPVEGPPNLPSLGVIGWARWFWRQLTSMRVALLLLLLVALGAIPGSLIPQTGTDATKVADFVKNNPTLGDVYDKLGLFHVYSSVWFSAIYILLFVSLIGCIVPRTWQFVGQLRSRPPGAPKRLTRLPAYTTWRTTAEPEQVREAALALLRKKRFRAHLTGDNVAGEKGYLREVGNLAFHIALIVMLTAFAWGQLFKSEGNKLVVEGDGFSNTLTQYDDFKSGNLFDTGDLVPLSFTLNKFTGTYETSGPNKGTPRLYQAAITYSEGAYGKDHKTLVKVNEPLEIGDAKVYLTAHGYAPLITVRDGKGNVVFHDAVAMLPLDSNVTSTGVIKVLDGYKNAKGVSEQLGISAFFLPTYTVGSETASTFPALNNPVLNLTPYHGDLGVDSGIPQSVYQLDKSHVKDFKDAKGKELRENLKPGETMKLPNGAGSVTYEGTKQWANFQVVQQPASGWALAGALTAIFGLAASLFIQRRRVWVRAVRGADGITVVEMAGLGRSESAKVPEELGELAGILYDQTPAESTEDTTPHPTPEPQEAPSEGAEK from the coding sequence ATGAGCAAGACCACGCCCGCCGCCTCCGACGCCTCCGGCGCCGCGGACGCCTCCGCCGGCGACCAGGATCTCGGCGCCGCCGGCTCCCAGCTGTCCACCGCGCCGGTCGAGGGCCCGCCCAACCTTCCCTCGCTGGGGGTGATCGGCTGGGCCCGCTGGTTCTGGCGCCAGCTGACCTCCATGCGGGTCGCGCTGCTGCTGCTCCTGCTGGTGGCGCTCGGCGCGATCCCCGGCTCGCTGATCCCGCAGACCGGGACCGACGCCACGAAGGTCGCCGACTTCGTCAAGAACAACCCCACCCTCGGGGACGTCTACGACAAGCTCGGCCTCTTCCACGTCTACAGCTCGGTGTGGTTCTCCGCGATCTACATCCTGCTGTTCGTCTCCCTCATCGGCTGCATCGTGCCCCGCACCTGGCAGTTCGTGGGCCAGCTGCGCAGCCGTCCGCCGGGCGCCCCGAAGCGGCTGACCCGGCTGCCCGCCTACACCACCTGGCGCACCACGGCCGAGCCCGAGCAGGTCCGCGAGGCCGCGCTCGCCCTGCTGCGGAAGAAGCGCTTCCGCGCCCACCTCACCGGGGACAACGTCGCCGGCGAGAAGGGCTATCTGCGCGAGGTCGGCAACCTCGCCTTCCACATCGCGCTGATCGTGATGCTGACCGCCTTCGCCTGGGGGCAGCTCTTCAAGTCCGAGGGCAACAAGCTCGTCGTCGAGGGCGACGGCTTCTCCAACACCCTCACCCAGTACGACGACTTCAAGTCCGGGAACCTCTTCGACACCGGCGATCTGGTGCCGCTCAGCTTCACGCTGAACAAGTTCACCGGCACCTACGAGACCAGCGGCCCCAACAAGGGCACTCCGCGCCTCTACCAGGCCGCCATCACCTACAGCGAGGGCGCCTACGGCAAGGACCACAAGACCCTCGTCAAGGTCAACGAGCCGCTGGAGATCGGCGACGCGAAGGTCTACCTCACGGCCCACGGCTACGCCCCCCTCATCACGGTCCGGGACGGCAAGGGCAACGTCGTCTTCCACGACGCGGTCGCGATGCTGCCGCTCGACTCCAACGTCACCTCCACCGGTGTCATCAAGGTCCTCGACGGCTACAAGAACGCCAAGGGCGTCAGCGAGCAGCTGGGCATCTCGGCCTTCTTCCTGCCGACCTACACCGTCGGCAGCGAGACGGCCTCCACCTTCCCCGCGCTCAACAACCCGGTGCTCAACCTCACGCCGTACCACGGTGACCTCGGCGTCGACTCGGGCATCCCGCAGAGCGTGTACCAGCTCGACAAGTCGCATGTGAAGGACTTCAAGGACGCCAAGGGCAAGGAGCTCAGGGAGAACCTGAAGCCGGGCGAGACCATGAAGCTCCCGAACGGCGCCGGTTCGGTCACCTACGAGGGCACCAAGCAGTGGGCGAACTTCCAGGTCGTCCAGCAGCCCGCCAGTGGCTGGGCCCTCGCCGGCGCCCTCACCGCGATCTTCGGCCTCGCCGCGTCCCTGTTCATCCAGCGCCGCCGGGTGTGGGTACGGGCGGTGCGCGGCGCCGACGGGATCACGGTCGTGGAGATGGCCGGCCTGGGCCGCAGCGAATCGGCGAAGGTGCCGGAGGAGCTGGGCGAACTGGCAGGGATCCTGTACGACCAGACCCCGGCCGAGTCGACCGAGGACACCACCCCGCACCCCACCCCCGAACCCCAAGAAGCACCCTCCGAAGGGGCTGAGAAGTGA
- the ccsB gene encoding c-type cytochrome biogenesis protein CcsB, with amino-acid sequence MTLAAATELATATNEHLANISNTLIYSSMAVYTLAFFAYIAEWLFGSRSKVGRTAAALTADTKKANAPAVTVNQGGSTAVLERPQVVVRSAAGARDVPDGPGAHGGDEQGDLYGRIAISLTVLAFLVELAGVIARAASVERAPWGNMYEFNITFSTVAVAVYLGLLALKKNVRWLGLFLVTTVLLDLGLAVTVLYTASDQLVPALHSYWLYIHVSTAIFCGAVFYVGAVATILYLFKDSYENKIASGGTPGRFANSVLDRLPASASLDKFAYRVNAAVFPLWTFTIIAGAIWAGDAWGRYWGWDPKETWSFITWVAYACYLHARATAGWKGRKAAYLAMLAFGCWLFNYYGVNIFVSGKHSYAGV; translated from the coding sequence GTGACTCTCGCCGCCGCAACCGAGTTGGCCACCGCGACCAACGAGCACCTCGCCAACATCAGCAACACGCTGATCTACTCGTCGATGGCCGTCTACACCCTGGCCTTCTTCGCATACATCGCCGAATGGCTCTTCGGCAGCCGCAGCAAGGTCGGCCGCACCGCCGCCGCGCTCACGGCCGACACCAAGAAGGCGAACGCCCCGGCCGTCACCGTGAACCAGGGCGGCAGCACCGCCGTACTGGAGCGGCCGCAGGTCGTGGTGCGGTCGGCAGCGGGCGCGCGCGACGTGCCCGACGGACCCGGGGCGCACGGCGGGGACGAGCAGGGCGACCTCTACGGGCGTATCGCCATCTCCCTGACGGTGCTCGCCTTCCTGGTCGAGCTCGCCGGGGTCATCGCCCGCGCGGCCTCGGTGGAGCGGGCGCCCTGGGGCAACATGTACGAGTTCAACATCACCTTCTCCACGGTGGCCGTCGCCGTGTACCTGGGGCTGCTGGCCCTGAAGAAGAACGTGCGCTGGCTCGGGCTGTTCCTGGTGACCACGGTCCTCCTCGATCTCGGCCTCGCCGTCACCGTCCTGTACACCGCCAGCGACCAGTTGGTTCCCGCCCTCCATTCGTACTGGCTGTACATCCACGTCTCCACCGCGATCTTCTGCGGCGCGGTGTTCTACGTGGGCGCGGTCGCCACGATCCTGTACCTCTTCAAGGACAGCTACGAGAACAAGATCGCGTCCGGCGGCACCCCCGGCAGGTTCGCGAACTCCGTCCTCGACCGGCTGCCGGCCTCCGCGAGCCTCGACAAGTTCGCCTACCGCGTCAACGCGGCCGTCTTCCCGCTGTGGACGTTCACGATCATCGCGGGCGCCATCTGGGCCGGTGACGCGTGGGGCCGCTACTGGGGCTGGGACCCCAAGGAGACCTGGTCGTTCATCACCTGGGTCGCCTACGCCTGCTACCTGCACGCCCGCGCCACCGCCGGCTGGAAGGGCCGCAAG